A window of Rufibacter sp. LB8 contains these coding sequences:
- a CDS encoding competence/damage-inducible protein A, producing MKKEITAEIITIGDELLYGQVIDTNSAFMGQELGNIGIRIKQITSISDDKQAICQALTDAISRADVILITGGLGPTKDDLTKHTLAEYFKTELQLHQPSLDDVEAIFRRYNRPMLEINRQQAFLPASCTPVRNPLGTAPGMLFREQGTIIVSMPGVPFEMKRMMQDTVLPLLEQEFHLPKIIHKVVQTIGIGESFLAEIIADWEDNLPSHLKLAYLPHLAGVRLRLTGRATGSTDALEAEMQQQINQLSQLIAPHIFAHGEVTLEEAIGQLLKARNLTIATAESCTGGLIAHKLTSVPGSSAYFKGSVVAYSNDVKQAQLGVTPETLAQHGAVSEETVKQMAEGVRQLLQTDIGIATSGIAGPDGGTPEKPVGTIWIAYADAHQTIARKISYNKTRLLNIEYTTLQALNLVRQSLPVAVEE from the coding sequence ATGAAAAAAGAAATCACGGCGGAAATCATCACCATTGGCGATGAACTTCTGTATGGCCAGGTCATTGACACCAACTCAGCATTCATGGGGCAGGAACTGGGCAACATCGGCATCAGAATCAAACAAATCACCAGCATTTCTGATGACAAACAAGCCATCTGCCAAGCCCTCACCGACGCCATCTCCCGCGCCGATGTTATCTTGATTACCGGCGGCCTGGGCCCCACCAAAGACGACCTCACCAAGCACACCTTAGCCGAATATTTCAAGACCGAACTGCAACTGCACCAACCTTCTTTAGACGATGTGGAAGCTATTTTCAGGCGTTACAACCGTCCTATGCTGGAAATAAACCGACAACAGGCCTTCTTGCCCGCCTCCTGCACGCCCGTTAGAAACCCGTTGGGCACCGCGCCCGGCATGTTGTTCCGGGAACAGGGCACCATCATCGTCTCCATGCCGGGCGTGCCCTTTGAGATGAAGCGCATGATGCAGGACACCGTGCTGCCGCTGCTGGAGCAAGAATTCCACCTTCCCAAAATCATTCATAAAGTAGTGCAGACCATTGGCATTGGGGAGTCTTTTCTTGCCGAAATAATAGCCGATTGGGAAGACAACCTGCCATCACATTTAAAACTGGCGTACTTACCACATTTGGCAGGCGTACGTTTACGGCTCACGGGGCGGGCTACAGGTTCAACAGATGCGCTGGAAGCCGAAATGCAGCAACAGATAAACCAACTGAGCCAACTGATTGCCCCGCATATTTTCGCGCACGGCGAGGTAACCTTAGAAGAAGCAATTGGCCAGCTTTTGAAAGCCAGAAACCTCACTATTGCCACCGCTGAAAGCTGCACCGGTGGTTTAATCGCGCATAAATTGACCAGCGTGCCGGGCAGTTCGGCGTATTTCAAAGGCAGCGTGGTGGCGTATAGTAATGACGTGAAACAGGCGCAGTTGGGCGTAACACCAGAAACCCTGGCCCAACACGGCGCTGTGAGCGAGGAAACTGTCAAACAAATGGCCGAAGGCGTGCGGCAGCTGCTCCAAACAGACATTGGCATAGCCACCAGCGGCATTGCCGGTCCAGACGGCGGCACCCCAGAGAAACCCGTGGGCACCATTTGGATTGCGTACGCAGACGCGCACCAGACCATCGCCCGCAAAATCAGTTACAACAAAACCCGTTTGCTCAACATAGAGTACACCACCCTGCAGGCGCTTAACCTGGTGCGGCAGAGTTTGCCCGTGGCCGTTGAGGAATAG
- a CDS encoding 4Fe-4S binding protein, giving the protein MAIMITDECINCGACEPECPNTAIYEGGMQWTWGDGTSLTQVERDGGVLVDGKAPQPPISDEFYYIVSDKCTECCGFHEEPQCAAVCPVDCCVDDPDYRETEEALLAKKEWLHAS; this is encoded by the coding sequence ATGGCGATAATGATCACCGATGAGTGCATTAACTGCGGCGCTTGTGAGCCCGAATGCCCCAACACGGCCATCTATGAAGGCGGCATGCAGTGGACCTGGGGCGATGGTACTTCCCTTACCCAAGTGGAACGGGACGGCGGCGTTTTAGTAGACGGAAAAGCCCCCCAACCACCCATCTCAGACGAGTTCTACTACATAGTTTCTGACAAGTGCACCGAATGCTGTGGTTTCCACGAGGAACCCCAATGCGCCGCCGTCTGCCCCGTTGACTGCTGCGTTGATGACCCAGATTACCGTGAGACCGAAGAGGCCTTATTAGCGAAGAAGGAATGGCTGCACGCCAGCTAG
- a CDS encoding valine--tRNA ligase — protein MSTIPKTYNPKEVEDKWYATWLERGFFKSKPNPKKQPYTVVIPPPNVTGVLHMGHMLNNTIQDVLVRRARMQGKEACWVPGTDHASIATEARVVNMLKEKGINKSDLTREEFLAHAFEWKEKYGGIILEQLKKLGASCDWDRTRFTMEPDLTDAVIQVFVDLYRKGQIYRGVRMVNWDPQGLTALSDEEVNFKQVNGKLYYLRYGIEGSDEVLTVATKRPETIMGDVAICVHPEDERYKHLAGKKAIIPLVNRAIPIIFDEYVDREFGTGVLKVTPAHDINDYELGQKHNLPSIDVLNDNGTIHERAGLYVGEDRFVVRKKITKELEAKGLLEKVEDSVSNVGFSERTDAVIEPKLSMQWWCKMDQMAKPALENVLNDTIKLHPAKFKNMYRSWMENVHDWCISRQLWWGQQIPAYYLQDGTFVVARTAEEALEEARTKTGNSELQLSDLRQDEDVLDTWFSSWLWPISVFDGFKDPDNEDILYYYPTNDLVTAPEILFFWVARMIMAGYEFRKELPFQNVYLTGIVRDAQGRKMSKSLGNSPDPLVLIEQYGADGVRAGMLFSSPAGNDLLFDEKLCEQGRNFSNKIWNAFRLINGWEVDESLPNLNEKAIKWFDSKLNEALVTLEDHFDKFRISDALLTVYKLVWDDFCSNYLEMIKPAFGSPIDPATLQSTYEFLEKLMKVLHPFMPFITEEIWNTMKERAPKDCLVVASWPQKGRIDADLLKQTEYVLNVVGQIRNVRNSKNISPAKKLALHVKLSEGKNAISGYETLVSKLANLSEIQETEQPLDNALSFVAEDSTEFFIPMEGNIDAAAERERILKELDYTKGFLTSVAKKLSNEKFVNGAPEAVLNAERKKQSDAEAKIAALEQSLTALPEA, from the coding sequence ATGTCCACCATACCAAAGACCTATAACCCCAAAGAAGTAGAAGACAAGTGGTACGCCACCTGGCTAGAACGCGGTTTTTTCAAGTCGAAGCCAAATCCAAAGAAGCAGCCCTACACCGTGGTGATTCCGCCGCCCAACGTAACGGGCGTGCTGCACATGGGCCACATGCTCAACAATACCATTCAAGATGTATTGGTGCGCCGCGCCCGTATGCAGGGCAAAGAAGCGTGCTGGGTTCCAGGAACAGACCACGCGTCCATCGCCACTGAAGCCAGGGTGGTGAACATGCTCAAAGAAAAAGGCATCAACAAATCTGACCTTACCCGCGAAGAATTCTTGGCACATGCTTTTGAGTGGAAAGAGAAATACGGCGGCATCATTCTGGAGCAACTTAAGAAACTGGGCGCCTCCTGCGACTGGGATCGTACCCGTTTCACCATGGAGCCAGACCTGACCGATGCCGTGATTCAGGTGTTTGTGGACTTGTACCGCAAAGGCCAGATTTACCGCGGCGTGCGCATGGTGAACTGGGACCCGCAGGGGTTAACCGCACTCTCAGACGAAGAAGTAAATTTCAAGCAGGTAAACGGAAAACTGTATTACCTGCGCTACGGCATTGAAGGCTCAGACGAAGTGCTCACCGTGGCCACCAAACGCCCAGAAACCATCATGGGCGACGTGGCTATCTGCGTGCACCCTGAAGACGAACGCTACAAACATTTAGCCGGTAAAAAAGCCATTATTCCGTTGGTGAACCGTGCCATTCCCATCATTTTTGACGAATACGTGGACCGCGAGTTCGGTACGGGGGTGTTGAAAGTGACGCCGGCGCATGACATCAATGACTATGAACTGGGCCAGAAACACAACCTGCCCAGCATTGACGTGCTCAATGACAACGGCACCATCCATGAACGCGCTGGCCTCTACGTGGGCGAAGACCGGTTTGTGGTGCGCAAGAAAATCACGAAGGAACTGGAAGCCAAAGGCCTGCTGGAAAAAGTAGAAGACAGCGTTTCTAACGTGGGTTTCTCTGAGCGCACCGATGCCGTAATTGAACCCAAGTTGTCTATGCAGTGGTGGTGCAAAATGGACCAGATGGCCAAACCGGCGCTGGAAAACGTGCTTAATGACACCATCAAACTGCACCCAGCCAAGTTCAAGAACATGTACCGTTCCTGGATGGAGAACGTGCATGACTGGTGTATCTCGCGGCAGTTGTGGTGGGGACAGCAGATTCCGGCCTATTACCTGCAAGACGGCACCTTTGTAGTTGCCCGCACCGCTGAGGAAGCCCTGGAAGAAGCCCGCACCAAAACCGGAAACTCAGAACTGCAGCTATCAGATTTGCGTCAGGACGAAGATGTGCTGGACACGTGGTTCTCGTCTTGGTTGTGGCCAATCTCGGTGTTTGACGGTTTCAAAGACCCAGACAACGAAGACATTCTGTATTACTACCCAACCAATGACCTGGTAACCGCCCCTGAGATTCTGTTCTTCTGGGTAGCGCGCATGATTATGGCCGGCTACGAGTTCCGGAAGGAATTGCCGTTCCAGAATGTGTACCTCACTGGCATTGTGCGCGACGCGCAGGGACGCAAAATGTCTAAATCCTTGGGCAATTCGCCAGACCCGTTGGTCTTGATTGAACAGTACGGCGCCGACGGCGTTCGGGCGGGCATGTTGTTCAGCTCACCCGCCGGGAATGACTTGTTATTCGATGAAAAACTCTGCGAGCAGGGCCGGAACTTCAGCAACAAAATCTGGAACGCCTTTAGACTCATCAACGGCTGGGAAGTGGATGAATCCTTGCCAAACCTCAACGAAAAAGCCATCAAGTGGTTCGATTCTAAATTGAACGAGGCGCTGGTTACGCTGGAAGACCACTTTGACAAATTCCGGATCTCTGACGCCTTGCTCACGGTTTATAAATTGGTGTGGGATGATTTCTGCTCCAATTATCTGGAGATGATCAAGCCGGCATTCGGGTCACCAATTGACCCAGCTACGCTGCAGTCTACCTATGAATTCCTGGAGAAACTGATGAAAGTGCTGCATCCGTTCATGCCGTTCATTACTGAGGAAATCTGGAACACCATGAAAGAGCGCGCGCCCAAAGACTGTCTGGTTGTCGCCTCCTGGCCACAGAAAGGCCGCATAGACGCTGATTTGCTAAAGCAAACCGAGTACGTGCTCAACGTGGTGGGCCAAATCAGGAACGTACGCAACAGCAAGAACATTTCGCCCGCTAAAAAACTGGCCCTGCATGTGAAGCTGTCTGAAGGCAAGAACGCCATCTCTGGTTATGAAACGCTGGTGAGCAAACTCGCCAACCTCTCTGAGATTCAGGAAACCGAACAGCCGCTAGACAACGCGCTTTCTTTTGTAGCCGAGGACAGCACCGAGTTCTTCATCCCGATGGAAGGTAACATTGACGCCGCTGCCGAACGAGAACGTATCTTGAAAGAACTGGACTATACCAAAGGCTTCTTGACCAGCGTAGCGAAAAAACTCAGCAACGAGAAATTCGTGAACGGTGCCCCTGAAGCCGTCTTGAACGCCGAGCGCAAAAAACAGTCAGACGCTGAAGCTAAGATTGCCGCCCTAGAGCAAAGTTTAACGGCGCTGCCAGAAGCGTAG
- a CDS encoding DUF4197 domain-containing protein, producing the protein MKKLASPTFVLAFSAIIGLSGCTASQIQQAVDGVAGATNTTGRPLTQTEVASGLREALSQGISKGANQASQTDGFYGNNLIRIPFPKDVQKVENTLRQIGLGSEVDKFILTLNRGAEDAAKSAVPIFVSAIKQLTFSDVWNILSGEKDAATQFLKRTTTSQLTQAFTPIMQKSLDKVQATKYYTDLVNQYNRIPLVQKVNPDLKSYATQKAIDGLFLLVAQEEANIRENPIARTTELLRRVFGSRS; encoded by the coding sequence ATGAAGAAACTTGCCAGCCCCACTTTTGTTTTGGCGTTTTCCGCGATAATTGGTCTCAGCGGCTGCACCGCCAGCCAGATTCAACAGGCCGTTGACGGCGTGGCCGGCGCCACCAACACCACCGGTCGGCCCCTGACCCAGACCGAGGTTGCCTCCGGTCTCCGGGAAGCGCTGTCACAGGGCATTTCCAAAGGCGCCAACCAAGCCTCACAGACCGACGGTTTCTACGGGAACAACTTAATCCGGATTCCTTTCCCGAAGGATGTGCAGAAAGTGGAGAACACGCTTCGGCAGATTGGCCTGGGTTCTGAGGTGGACAAGTTTATCTTGACGCTCAACCGCGGGGCCGAGGACGCTGCCAAAAGCGCCGTTCCTATTTTTGTGAGTGCTATCAAACAATTGACCTTCAGTGATGTCTGGAATATTTTGAGCGGGGAGAAAGACGCCGCCACCCAATTCCTGAAACGCACCACTACCAGCCAACTCACGCAGGCGTTCACTCCCATTATGCAAAAGTCTTTAGACAAAGTGCAGGCCACCAAGTACTACACAGATTTGGTGAACCAGTACAACCGCATTCCGTTGGTGCAGAAAGTGAACCCAGATTTGAAGTCGTATGCCACGCAGAAAGCCATTGACGGTCTGTTTTTGCTGGTAGCCCAGGAAGAAGCGAACATCAGGGAAAACCCCATTGCCCGCACCACTGAGTTGCTACGACGCGTGTTCGGGAGCAGGTCGTAA
- a CDS encoding dihydrolipoamide acetyltransferase family protein, protein MALVEMVMPKMGESIMEGTVLKWLKQVGDTIEQDESVLEVATDKVDTEVPAIQGGVLKEILVQEGQVVAVGATIAIISTGGDDQPTSAAPAAAEAPAATPTTQPAAHPADAPQATAQTSQLLEQPASGRFYSPLVMNIAREEGISMQELEYIPGTGKDGRVSKKDILEFVANRQSGSQTAPTNQQQPAAAPAQAAPTQASAPQPAAAPAAAPSVPAPAQSYSGNVEIIEMDRMRKMISQRMVDSKRISPHVTSFVEADVTNIVNWRNKTKDSYKKREGENLTFTPIFIEAIVKAIKDFPMINVSVDGDKIIKKRDINIGVAVALPSGNLIVPVIHNADQMNLNGISKRLNDLANRARINKLTPADLADPTYTVSNVGSFGNVMGTPIIMQPQVAIMAVGAIKKKPAVIETPEGDLIGIRQFMFLSHSYDHRVVDGSLGGQFVRRVADYLEAFDPNTAI, encoded by the coding sequence ATGGCCCTTGTAGAAATGGTGATGCCCAAAATGGGCGAGAGTATCATGGAAGGCACCGTGCTTAAATGGTTGAAACAAGTAGGTGACACCATTGAGCAAGATGAATCTGTACTGGAGGTTGCCACTGACAAAGTTGACACCGAGGTACCTGCCATTCAAGGCGGCGTCTTGAAAGAGATTCTGGTGCAAGAGGGTCAGGTAGTAGCTGTGGGCGCCACCATCGCCATCATCAGCACCGGCGGCGATGACCAACCGACTTCTGCTGCCCCAGCCGCCGCTGAAGCGCCGGCCGCGACCCCCACTACCCAACCAGCCGCACATCCGGCAGACGCACCACAGGCCACGGCCCAGACTTCGCAGCTTTTAGAGCAACCTGCTTCGGGAAGGTTCTATTCGCCGTTGGTGATGAACATTGCCCGCGAGGAAGGAATTTCTATGCAGGAACTGGAGTATATACCCGGCACTGGCAAAGACGGACGCGTTTCTAAAAAAGACATTCTGGAGTTTGTGGCCAACCGGCAGTCTGGTTCGCAAACTGCTCCTACTAATCAACAGCAACCAGCCGCTGCTCCAGCACAAGCCGCACCAACCCAAGCTTCGGCTCCGCAACCAGCAGCAGCTCCGGCCGCGGCTCCTTCTGTTCCGGCTCCGGCGCAGTCTTATAGCGGCAACGTGGAGATTATTGAGATGGACCGCATGCGGAAGATGATTTCGCAGCGCATGGTAGACAGCAAGCGCATTAGTCCGCACGTGACTTCTTTTGTGGAGGCCGATGTGACCAACATTGTGAACTGGCGCAACAAAACCAAAGACAGCTACAAGAAGCGCGAAGGCGAAAACCTCACCTTCACCCCTATCTTCATTGAAGCCATCGTGAAAGCCATCAAAGACTTCCCGATGATTAACGTGAGCGTAGACGGCGACAAAATCATTAAAAAGCGCGACATCAACATTGGCGTGGCCGTGGCCCTGCCTTCCGGCAACCTGATTGTGCCCGTGATCCACAACGCCGACCAGATGAACCTCAACGGCATCTCTAAGCGCCTGAATGACCTGGCTAACCGCGCCCGCATCAACAAACTCACCCCGGCAGATTTAGCTGACCCCACCTACACCGTTTCCAACGTGGGTTCCTTCGGGAACGTGATGGGCACGCCAATCATCATGCAGCCGCAGGTAGCCATTATGGCCGTGGGCGCCATCAAGAAAAAGCCAGCCGTCATTGAAACCCCTGAAGGCGATTTAATCGGAATCCGCCAGTTCATGTTCCTGTCTCACAGCTATGACCACCGCGTGGTAGATGGTTCTTTGGGTGGTCAATTCGTGCGCCGCGTAGCTGATTACTTAGAAGCCTTCGACCCGAACACGGCGATATAA
- a CDS encoding nucleoside phosphorylase: MARIPESELILNPDGSIYHLNLLPEQISDTIITVGDQDRVAKVSKYFDSIEVQVAKREFVTHTGYYKGKRISVVSTGIGTDNIDIVMNELDALVNIDFVSREEVSVEDRISLKIVRIGTSGALQPAVHLGSHLATEYAVGLDTLMQFYPLMETGYETEIAVNLQLALGLGFLPYCVKGSDLLREQIAFDMIHGNTFTCPGFYAPQGRLLRLQPKIENVIQKLSDFKYEDVAFTNFEMETAGLYSLGRLLGHEVLSLNAIVANRITHEFATNTEQVIDDLILKVLDRI; the protein is encoded by the coding sequence ATGGCCCGTATTCCGGAGTCTGAATTGATTTTGAACCCAGATGGCAGCATTTACCATCTCAACCTGTTGCCCGAGCAAATCTCTGACACCATTATCACGGTGGGCGACCAAGACCGCGTGGCCAAGGTGAGCAAGTATTTTGACTCCATTGAGGTGCAGGTGGCCAAGCGCGAATTTGTGACGCACACGGGCTATTACAAAGGAAAGCGCATTTCAGTGGTGTCCACGGGCATTGGTACAGACAACATTGACATTGTCATGAACGAGTTGGATGCGCTGGTGAACATTGACTTTGTGAGCCGGGAAGAAGTAAGCGTAGAGGACCGAATCTCGCTTAAGATTGTGCGCATTGGAACGTCTGGGGCGTTGCAACCGGCCGTGCATTTGGGTAGCCATCTGGCCACAGAATACGCCGTGGGCTTAGACACCTTAATGCAGTTTTACCCCTTGATGGAAACCGGATATGAAACTGAAATTGCCGTGAACCTGCAGTTGGCGTTGGGTCTCGGGTTCTTGCCGTACTGCGTGAAAGGCTCTGATTTACTGCGCGAGCAGATTGCGTTTGACATGATTCACGGCAACACGTTTACCTGCCCGGGGTTCTACGCGCCACAGGGAAGGTTGCTGCGGCTTCAGCCCAAAATTGAGAACGTGATTCAGAAACTAAGCGATTTCAAATATGAAGACGTGGCGTTCACTAACTTCGAGATGGAAACGGCCGGACTTTACAGCTTGGGCCGTTTGCTGGGCCACGAAGTACTTTCCCTGAACGCCATTGTGGCCAACCGCATCACCCATGAATTTGCCACCAACACAGAGCAGGTGATTGATGACTTAATTCTGAAAGTGCTGGATAGGATTTAA
- a CDS encoding NeuD/PglB/VioB family sugar acetyltransferase, whose product MQNPVVILGAQELGVLALDAFQSNDVIVYCFLDDQVALQQKEINEITVMGNTEDENILKLLGKKCDVFVAAEDMAARKSLTNMLKNDYKVVPVNAIHKFSYVSEHAWLGHGNFIQAGAIVNANAKIGDNCLIGGRALVDANAVLEDNITLGAGAIINPGVTVAEGAFIGTGAVVVSGVKIGKNARVGAGAVVVADVPAKQTVFGNPAKAV is encoded by the coding sequence ATGCAGAATCCGGTAGTAATATTAGGGGCCCAGGAACTGGGCGTATTGGCGCTAGACGCCTTCCAGAGCAATGATGTAATTGTCTATTGTTTTTTAGATGACCAGGTGGCGCTTCAGCAGAAGGAAATCAACGAAATTACGGTGATGGGCAATACTGAGGACGAAAATATTCTTAAACTTCTGGGCAAAAAGTGCGATGTGTTTGTGGCCGCCGAAGACATGGCCGCGCGCAAAAGCCTCACCAACATGCTCAAGAATGACTACAAAGTGGTGCCCGTGAATGCCATCCACAAGTTCAGCTACGTGTCTGAGCACGCGTGGCTGGGCCACGGCAACTTCATTCAGGCCGGGGCCATTGTGAACGCCAACGCCAAAATTGGCGACAACTGCCTGATTGGCGGAAGGGCCTTGGTAGATGCCAACGCCGTGCTGGAAGACAACATCACGTTAGGTGCTGGTGCTATTATTAACCCCGGCGTGACCGTGGCCGAAGGTGCTTTCATTGGCACCGGTGCCGTGGTAGTGTCCGGTGTGAAAATCGGCAAGAATGCCCGCGTAGGTGCCGGTGCCGTGGTAGTAGCCGATGTGCCTGCTAAGCAGACGGTCTTCGGGAACCCGGCGAAGGCGGTGTAG
- a CDS encoding rhodanese-related sulfurtransferase, whose translation MKTYSILLYYHYTKIKDPEAFREEHHLLCLKLNLLGRIIVAPEGLNGTVSGLVEDCEAYMAEVKSDPRFTGIDFKVDYADEHAFTKLHVRHKPEIVHAGLRNIDPTQRTGVHLSPLEFRQMKDQEDVVVLDVRSDYEHSMGKFKNAVTLDIENFRDFPEQIDALKEKYEGKKILTYCTGGIKCEKASAFLLEKGFENVYQLHGGIIKYGMEAGGEDFEGKCYVFDNRIAVDVNTVNPVVISKCHVCETPSDRMVNCANPQCNLHVPICENCGVKLDGACSTTCQEHPEKRPYDGSGYYQKNTNGYNPYKGLNRRKTEQPKAV comes from the coding sequence ATGAAAACCTACAGTATCTTACTCTATTACCACTACACCAAGATTAAAGACCCGGAAGCTTTCCGCGAGGAGCACCATTTGCTGTGTCTCAAGTTGAACCTGCTGGGCCGCATTATTGTCGCGCCCGAAGGGTTGAACGGCACCGTTTCTGGCTTGGTGGAAGACTGCGAAGCCTACATGGCCGAAGTCAAATCAGACCCCAGATTCACGGGCATCGACTTTAAAGTGGATTACGCCGACGAGCACGCCTTCACCAAACTGCATGTACGCCACAAACCCGAGATTGTGCATGCGGGGCTACGGAACATTGACCCCACGCAAAGAACCGGCGTGCATTTATCGCCGCTGGAGTTCAGGCAGATGAAAGATCAGGAAGACGTGGTAGTGCTGGATGTTCGGTCTGACTACGAGCACAGCATGGGCAAGTTCAAAAATGCCGTCACGCTGGACATTGAGAATTTCAGGGATTTTCCGGAACAGATAGACGCCCTCAAGGAGAAGTACGAAGGCAAGAAAATCCTGACGTACTGCACCGGCGGCATCAAATGCGAGAAAGCGAGCGCGTTCTTGCTGGAGAAAGGCTTCGAGAATGTGTACCAACTGCACGGCGGCATCATCAAATACGGCATGGAGGCCGGCGGCGAGGATTTTGAGGGCAAATGCTACGTCTTCGACAACCGCATTGCCGTGGACGTGAACACCGTGAACCCCGTGGTCATCTCCAAATGCCACGTCTGCGAAACGCCTTCAGATAGAATGGTAAACTGCGCCAACCCGCAGTGCAACCTTCACGTGCCCATCTGTGAAAATTGTGGCGTAAAACTGGACGGTGCCTGCTCTACCACCTGCCAGGAACATCCCGAAAAACGTCCGTATGACGGCTCCGGTTATTATCAAAAGAACACCAATGGCTACAACCCGTACAAAGGTCTGAACCGCCGCAAGACGGAGCAACCCAAGGCCGTGTAA
- a CDS encoding acyl-CoA reductase — MLTFKKRLSAFIKLGDYIRQLPKEEREYLARRAGQHNNFFDGPNVSAALTGLAHMLQPEQLEAWLAKYDVPETNDAPKKVGVVMAGNIPAVGFHDALCILLSGHILLAKPSSDDPFLVPHLLEKLVELEPDFAPMIHFVPMLKEADAIIATGSDNTARYFEYYFAKRPHIIRKNRTSVAVLTGQETKEELAALGDDLLRYYGLGCRNVSKAYVPEGYDFIPFFEAIEYKADIVDFHKYRNNYDYNKSIYLVNGVPHLDNGFLMVTESEQLVSPISVMFYETYKDENDLRQKLTAVQEKLQCVVSKEGIWEKSFAFGQAQCPGVDDYADGVDTLAFLLKL; from the coding sequence ATGTTAACTTTCAAAAAAAGACTTTCAGCCTTTATCAAACTAGGCGATTATATACGGCAATTGCCCAAAGAGGAACGCGAATACCTTGCCCGCCGGGCAGGCCAGCACAATAACTTCTTTGACGGGCCAAATGTTTCAGCGGCGCTCACCGGGCTGGCTCATATGCTTCAGCCAGAGCAGTTGGAAGCCTGGTTAGCCAAATATGACGTGCCCGAAACCAATGACGCACCTAAAAAAGTAGGCGTGGTGATGGCTGGCAATATTCCTGCCGTGGGTTTCCATGATGCGCTTTGTATTCTATTATCGGGGCATATTCTTCTGGCCAAACCCAGCTCAGATGATCCGTTTCTGGTGCCGCACTTATTGGAGAAACTGGTGGAGTTGGAGCCTGACTTCGCGCCGATGATACATTTTGTGCCCATGCTCAAAGAGGCAGACGCTATTATTGCCACCGGTTCAGACAACACGGCCCGCTACTTTGAATATTATTTCGCGAAGCGCCCGCACATCATCAGAAAAAACCGCACCAGCGTGGCCGTGCTGACAGGACAGGAGACCAAGGAAGAACTGGCTGCTCTGGGCGATGACCTGTTGCGCTATTACGGCTTGGGCTGCCGCAATGTGTCAAAGGCTTATGTGCCCGAAGGCTATGATTTCATTCCGTTTTTTGAGGCCATTGAGTACAAGGCAGACATTGTGGACTTCCATAAATACCGCAACAACTATGATTACAATAAGTCTATCTATCTGGTGAACGGCGTGCCGCACTTAGACAATGGGTTTTTGATGGTAACCGAAAGCGAACAATTGGTCTCCCCTATCTCGGTCATGTTCTATGAAACCTATAAAGATGAAAATGACCTGCGCCAGAAGTTGACCGCCGTGCAGGAAAAGCTGCAGTGTGTGGTTTCAAAGGAAGGAATTTGGGAGAAAAGCTTCGCGTTTGGGCAGGCACAGTGCCCCGGTGTAGATGATTACGCCGATGGCGTGGACACGCTGGCGTTCCTGCTGAAATTGTAA